One window of Catonella massiliensis genomic DNA carries:
- a CDS encoding HEAT repeat domain-containing protein: MSNQTDIIIHEIEAEKLRRENLTVEELKKAYNKLAEHNFPGAERIKFIADLGGSREIAYHYELICKDLKEGNRLNISSSFDRHGKEGLEFLLCELDKTEDEEEKVNTAYLMAENLSKMKHRDFYIDFCDRLNPILALLLATKDSKLRQKVIIALGWVGSEREADILSKRMLIDEDELCRAWSASSLMQMSFHRIKTETICKLSAKAFMQAIEAEKDIEASAIMIEAAQTLFRKRWLRTSDIDNTDDEKVEKARKSAVKFLDKYDIM; the protein is encoded by the coding sequence ATGTCAAATCAAACAGATATAATCATACATGAGATAGAAGCAGAAAAGCTTCGTAGAGAAAATCTCACTGTGGAAGAATTAAAGAAAGCTTACAATAAGCTGGCAGAGCATAATTTCCCAGGAGCAGAAAGAATTAAATTTATAGCTGACTTAGGTGGCAGCAGGGAAATTGCCTATCACTATGAACTTATCTGTAAGGACTTAAAAGAAGGTAATAGGTTAAATATATCAAGTAGCTTTGACAGGCACGGAAAAGAAGGACTTGAGTTTTTACTTTGTGAACTTGATAAAACTGAGGATGAGGAAGAAAAGGTAAATACAGCTTATCTGATGGCGGAAAATCTGTCTAAAATGAAACACAGAGATTTTTATATAGATTTTTGTGATAGATTAAATCCTATACTAGCTTTGCTTTTAGCAACAAAGGACAGTAAGCTTAGGCAGAAGGTAATCATAGCATTAGGCTGGGTTGGATCCGAGAGAGAAGCAGATATCTTATCAAAGCGGATGCTTATTGATGAAGATGAGCTTTGCAGGGCTTGGTCAGCTTCGAGCCTCATGCAAATGTCATTTCATAGGATAAAAACAGAGACAATATGTAAGCTTTCTGCTAAAGCATTTATGCAAGCTATTGAAGCTGAGAAAGATATCGAGGCTTCTGCGATAATGATAGAAGCGGCGCAGACTTTGTTTAGAAAGCGCTGGCTGCGAACATCTGATATAGATAATACGGATGATGAAAAAGTAGAAAAGGCAAGAAAATCCGCTGTGAAATTTTTAGATAAGTATGATATAATGTGA
- a CDS encoding nitrous oxide-stimulated promoter family protein, whose protein sequence is MDKIEKKRQNDKDIVAFMIRWYCKKKHGKKEGLCPSCKELHDYAMFRIDRCPFMETKTFCSNCKSHCYSPEMRGKIKDVMRFSGPRLLLSHPILAIRHVIDTIKNKRRGK, encoded by the coding sequence ATGGATAAGATAGAAAAGAAAAGGCAGAACGATAAAGATATCGTAGCATTTATGATAAGGTGGTATTGCAAAAAGAAGCATGGAAAGAAGGAGGGGCTTTGTCCTTCCTGCAAGGAGTTACACGACTATGCTATGTTTCGCATAGACCGTTGCCCCTTTATGGAGACAAAGACATTTTGCTCAAACTGTAAGTCGCACTGCTACAGTCCTGAGATGAGGGGTAAAATCAAAGATGTAATGCGGTTTTCAGGACCAAGACTACTGCTTAGTCATCCGATTTTAGCTATCAGACATGTAATTGATACAATTAAGAATAAAAGAAGAGGGAAATAA
- the fic gene encoding protein adenylyltransferase Fic, with the protein MTIDNKLGITDSFKLANEEERISKKKAIDLFQTDFMNELKPGSLEALVKIHRHLFEDIYEFAGQLRTVNIAKGNFRFAPTIYLNEALKSIEKMPQSTFDEIIEKYVEMNIAHPFREGNGRSARIWLDLILKSELKKVVDWSKVDKDDYLLAMERSPVKDIEIKTLLFSALTDKTDDREVFMKGLDYSYYYEGYATYKADEL; encoded by the coding sequence ATGACGATAGATAATAAACTTGGAATAACCGACTCATTTAAGCTTGCCAATGAAGAAGAGAGAATAAGTAAGAAAAAGGCTATAGACTTGTTTCAAACAGATTTTATGAATGAATTAAAGCCTGGAAGTCTTGAAGCACTTGTTAAAATCCATCGCCATTTATTTGAAGACATATATGAATTTGCAGGTCAGCTAAGAACGGTTAATATAGCAAAAGGAAATTTTAGATTTGCCCCAACAATCTATCTTAATGAGGCTCTTAAAAGCATAGAGAAAATGCCACAGTCTACCTTTGATGAGATAATTGAGAAATATGTCGAAATGAACATTGCCCATCCTTTTAGGGAAGGCAACGGGAGAAGTGCAAGGATATGGCTTGATTTAATATTAAAATCTGAACTTAAAAAGGTGGTGGATTGGAGCAAAGTAGATAAAGACGATTATTTATTAGCGATGGAAAGAAGTCCGGTCAAGGATATCGAAATCAAGACTCTTTTATTTTCGGCTTTGACTGATAAAACAGACGACAGAGAGGTTTTTATGAAAGGCCTTGATTACAGCTATTATTATGAGGGCTATGCTACTTACAAGGCAGATGAATTATAA